A genomic window from Sphingomonas taxi includes:
- a CDS encoding CHAP domain-containing protein has product MIVKTLAARFALVFSCALMTATPAFAQFWQCAPYAREISGIDLHGNANTWWGQAAGRYERGHAPKVGAVLAFQSTRRMRVGHVAMVSQVVSDREVLLTHANWSRPGGIERNVRAIDVSAAGDWSEVKVWYGPNGGLGTSSYPTNGFIYSGHAPAIDTDAAPASDAAVDTSIIATAAAVPVVPVAGR; this is encoded by the coding sequence ATGATTGTGAAGACGTTGGCAGCGCGTTTTGCGCTGGTGTTCTCCTGCGCCCTGATGACGGCGACCCCTGCGTTCGCGCAGTTCTGGCAGTGTGCGCCTTATGCCCGCGAGATCTCCGGCATCGACCTGCACGGCAACGCCAATACCTGGTGGGGCCAGGCCGCTGGCCGCTACGAACGTGGCCATGCGCCCAAGGTCGGCGCGGTGCTCGCCTTCCAGTCGACCCGCCGCATGCGCGTCGGTCACGTCGCGATGGTGTCGCAGGTCGTCAGCGACCGCGAAGTGCTGCTGACCCACGCCAATTGGTCGCGCCCCGGCGGCATCGAGCGCAACGTCCGCGCGATCGACGTCTCGGCGGCAGGCGATTGGAGCGAGGTCAAGGTCTGGTACGGTCCCAACGGCGGTCTCGGCACGTCGAGCTATCCGACCAACGGCTTCATCTATTCGGGCCATGCCCCCGCCATCGATACCGATGCCGCTCCTGCGAGCGACGCCGCCGTCGACACCAGCATCATCGCGACCGCCGCCGCCGTGCCGGTGGTTCCGGTCGCGGGCCGGTAA
- a CDS encoding acyl-CoA dehydrogenase family protein, which yields MALDPETFDALIDTVRRFVAERLRPLEAEVEAADAIPEGIVAEMKDMGLFGLSIAEDYGGLGLNMVEECRVAIEMGRTTPAFRSAFGTNVGIGSQGLVMAGSAEQKAEWLPKIASGEIVTSFALTEPDVGSDSGSVKTRAVRDGDVYRLSGTKRYITNADRAQLFTVMARTGEEKGGRGVSAFLVPKDLPGITIGEPEKKMGQKGAKVADVHFDDVPVPVANRLGAEGEGFKIAMRVLDRGRLHISAVCVGVAERLIADSVAYAGSRTQFGQPIASHQLIQGMIADMKTEALVARAMVMETAAAKDRGDDVVLESAAAKYFASEMVGRVADKAVQIYGGAGYIADYGIERLYRDVRLFRIYEGTSQIQQVIIARETIKRGG from the coding sequence ATGGCTCTCGATCCCGAAACCTTCGATGCGCTGATCGACACCGTGCGGCGGTTCGTCGCCGAACGGCTCCGCCCGCTCGAGGCGGAGGTCGAGGCGGCGGACGCGATCCCCGAGGGGATCGTCGCCGAGATGAAGGACATGGGCCTGTTCGGCCTGTCGATCGCCGAGGATTATGGCGGGCTCGGCCTCAACATGGTCGAGGAATGCCGCGTCGCGATCGAGATGGGGCGGACGACGCCCGCCTTCCGCTCGGCGTTCGGCACCAACGTCGGCATCGGCAGCCAGGGGCTGGTGATGGCGGGCAGCGCCGAACAGAAGGCCGAATGGCTGCCGAAGATCGCCAGCGGCGAGATCGTCACCAGCTTCGCGCTCACCGAACCCGATGTCGGCAGCGATTCGGGATCGGTGAAGACGCGCGCGGTCCGCGACGGCGACGTCTACCGGCTATCCGGGACGAAGCGCTACATCACCAATGCCGATCGTGCGCAGCTCTTCACCGTGATGGCACGCACCGGTGAGGAGAAGGGCGGCCGCGGCGTCTCCGCCTTTCTCGTGCCGAAGGACCTGCCGGGGATCACGATCGGCGAGCCCGAGAAGAAGATGGGGCAGAAGGGCGCGAAGGTCGCCGACGTGCATTTCGACGACGTCCCCGTCCCCGTCGCCAACCGGCTCGGTGCGGAGGGCGAGGGGTTCAAGATCGCGATGCGCGTGCTCGACCGCGGCCGGCTGCATATCAGCGCGGTCTGCGTCGGCGTCGCCGAGCGACTGATCGCGGACAGCGTCGCTTATGCCGGCAGCCGCACGCAATTCGGCCAGCCGATCGCCAGCCACCAGCTCATCCAGGGCATGATCGCCGACATGAAGACCGAGGCTTTGGTCGCGCGGGCGATGGTGATGGAGACCGCAGCGGCGAAGGATCGCGGCGACGACGTCGTGCTCGAATCGGCGGCGGCGAAATATTTCGCCAGCGAGATGGTCGGCCGCGTCGCCGACAAGGCGGTGCAGATCTACGGCGGCGCCGGTTATATCGCCGATTACGGTATCGAGCGGCTGTATCGCGACGTGCGCCTGTTCCGCATCTACGAAGGCACCAGCCAGATCCAGCAGGTCATCATCGCCCGCGAGACGATCAAGCGCGGCGGGTGA
- a CDS encoding SDR family oxidoreductase produces MDTNTLFRLDGRIALVTGGSRGIGKMIAAGFVAQGAKVYISSRKADICEAAADELGPNCIALPQDVSTVAGCKALASQLAEREERLDILVNNAGAAWGVPFEEFSEAGWDKVMDLNVKSPFFLTQALHGLLKAAGSRARPAKVINITSIDGQRLNAWETYSYHASKSALIFLTKRMAARLVRDGINVTSIAPGAFPSDMNKAARDHGDAIARGIPAGRIGVDEDMAGAAIYLASRAGDYVVGETITVDGGLVHAALGTSIDA; encoded by the coding sequence ATGGACACCAACACCCTCTTCCGGCTCGACGGCCGGATCGCGCTGGTCACCGGCGGCAGCCGCGGCATCGGCAAGATGATCGCGGCGGGCTTCGTCGCGCAGGGCGCCAAAGTCTATATCTCCTCGCGCAAGGCCGACATATGCGAGGCGGCGGCCGACGAGCTCGGGCCGAATTGCATCGCGCTGCCGCAGGACGTCAGCACCGTCGCCGGCTGCAAGGCACTCGCCTCGCAGCTCGCCGAGCGCGAGGAGCGGCTCGACATCCTCGTCAACAATGCCGGCGCGGCTTGGGGCGTGCCGTTCGAGGAGTTTTCGGAGGCCGGCTGGGACAAGGTGATGGACCTCAACGTCAAATCCCCCTTCTTCCTGACCCAGGCGCTGCACGGGCTGCTCAAGGCGGCGGGGTCGCGCGCGCGGCCCGCTAAGGTCATCAACATCACCTCGATCGACGGCCAGCGGCTCAATGCGTGGGAGACGTACAGCTATCATGCGTCGAAGTCGGCGCTGATCTTCCTCACCAAGCGGATGGCGGCGCGGCTGGTGCGCGACGGCATCAACGTCACTTCAATCGCACCCGGCGCTTTCCCGAGCGACATGAACAAAGCCGCCCGCGACCATGGCGACGCGATCGCGCGCGGTATCCCGGCGGGCCGGATCGGGGTGGACGAGGATATGGCGGGCGCGGCGATCTATCTCGCCAGCCGCGCGGGCGATTATGTGGTGGGCGAGACGATTACCGTCGACGGCGGGCTGGTCCATGCCGCGCTGGGGACGAGCATCGACGCTTAG
- a CDS encoding NADP-dependent malic enzyme has product MSDEASVQFSEREALLFHSEGRPGKIEIIASKPMATQRDLALAYSPGVAVPVQAIADDPAMAYDYTAKGNLVAVISNGTAILGMGNLGALASKPVMEGKAVLFKRFADVDSIDIELKTEDVNRFIDAVELMEPTFGGINLEDIKAPECFIIEQTLRERMNIPVFHDDQHGTAIIASAGLINACLLTGRRLSDVKLVVNGAGAAAIACTELMKAMGVRHDNVIMCDKTGVIYQGRDDVNQWQSAHAANTTKRTLTEALEGADVFLGLSAAGALKPEMVEHMAPSPIIFAMANPEPEIRPELAKAARPDAIVATGRSDYPNQVNNVICFPFIFRGALDVRATGINDAMKIAAANAIAELARQRVPEEVAVAYGVQHSFGPEYIIPSPFDPRLMELVPSAVAKAAMDSGVAIKPILDMDAYRQTLRARLNPTTSVLSLAYEGARARPKRVLFAEGEEEVVLRAAISFKEGGYGTPVLVGRDDVYDRLKALGVANPQEYEVHNSRHSPLVPKMVDFVYSRLQRRGYLRRDVERMINQDRNVFGAALLQLGEADVMITGITRTWAESMRQVKRVIDPEAGRTPFGIHVLVGQSHTVFIADTTVNERPTGEQLADFAEQTAQVARRMGHEPRVAMLSYSTFGNPKGAWVDNIREAVSVLDGRNVGFEYEGEMPPDVALNPRQLANYPFARLSGPANILIMPGLQSAHISAKLLRELGGDSVIGPMLIGMEKPVQIAPMTSTASELVTLAVLAAGGIAR; this is encoded by the coding sequence ATGTCCGACGAAGCGTCCGTCCAATTCTCCGAGCGCGAGGCGCTCCTGTTCCATTCCGAGGGACGGCCCGGCAAGATCGAGATCATCGCGTCCAAGCCGATGGCGACGCAGCGCGACCTCGCGCTCGCCTATTCGCCCGGCGTCGCGGTGCCGGTGCAGGCGATCGCCGACGATCCGGCGATGGCCTATGACTATACCGCCAAGGGCAATCTGGTCGCCGTCATCTCGAACGGCACCGCGATCCTCGGCATGGGCAATCTCGGCGCGCTCGCGTCCAAGCCGGTGATGGAGGGCAAGGCGGTGCTCTTCAAGCGCTTCGCCGACGTCGATTCGATCGACATCGAATTGAAGACCGAGGACGTCAACCGCTTCATCGACGCGGTCGAGCTGATGGAGCCGACCTTCGGCGGCATCAACCTCGAGGATATCAAGGCGCCCGAATGTTTCATCATCGAGCAGACGCTGCGCGAGCGGATGAACATCCCGGTCTTCCATGACGACCAGCACGGCACCGCGATCATCGCCTCGGCGGGGCTCATCAACGCCTGCCTGCTCACCGGCCGCCGCCTGTCGGACGTCAAGCTCGTCGTCAACGGCGCGGGCGCGGCGGCGATCGCCTGCACCGAGCTGATGAAGGCGATGGGCGTGCGCCACGACAACGTCATCATGTGCGACAAGACCGGCGTCATCTATCAGGGTCGCGACGACGTGAACCAGTGGCAGTCGGCGCATGCCGCCAACACCACCAAGCGCACGCTGACCGAGGCGCTGGAGGGCGCGGACGTGTTCCTCGGCCTGTCCGCCGCGGGCGCGCTCAAGCCCGAGATGGTCGAGCATATGGCGCCGTCGCCGATCATCTTCGCGATGGCCAATCCCGAGCCCGAGATCCGCCCCGAGCTCGCCAAGGCGGCGCGCCCCGATGCGATCGTCGCCACCGGCCGGTCGGACTATCCGAACCAGGTCAACAATGTGATCTGCTTCCCCTTCATCTTCCGCGGCGCGCTCGACGTGCGGGCCACCGGCATCAACGATGCGATGAAGATCGCCGCCGCCAATGCGATCGCCGAGCTCGCCCGCCAGCGCGTGCCCGAGGAAGTGGCGGTCGCCTATGGCGTGCAGCACAGCTTCGGCCCCGAATATATCATCCCGTCGCCGTTCGATCCGCGGCTGATGGAGCTGGTGCCGTCGGCGGTGGCCAAGGCGGCGATGGATTCGGGGGTGGCGATCAAGCCGATCCTCGACATGGACGCCTATCGCCAGACGCTGCGCGCGCGGCTCAACCCGACCACTTCGGTGCTCAGCCTCGCTTATGAGGGCGCGCGGGCGCGGCCGAAGCGCGTGCTGTTCGCCGAGGGCGAGGAAGAGGTAGTGCTGCGCGCCGCCATCTCGTTCAAGGAAGGCGGCTATGGCACGCCGGTGCTGGTCGGCCGCGACGACGTCTACGACCGGTTGAAGGCGCTCGGCGTCGCCAATCCGCAGGAGTATGAGGTCCACAACAGCCGGCATTCGCCGCTCGTCCCGAAGATGGTCGATTTCGTTTACAGCCGGCTGCAGCGCCGCGGCTATCTGCGCCGCGACGTCGAGCGGATGATCAACCAGGATCGCAACGTCTTCGGTGCGGCCTTGCTGCAACTGGGCGAGGCAGACGTGATGATCACCGGCATCACCCGCACTTGGGCCGAATCGATGCGGCAGGTGAAGCGCGTGATCGATCCCGAGGCGGGCCGCACCCCGTTCGGCATCCACGTCCTCGTCGGCCAGAGCCACACCGTCTTCATCGCTGACACGACGGTGAACGAACGGCCGACCGGCGAACAGCTCGCCGATTTCGCCGAACAGACCGCGCAGGTCGCGCGCCGCATGGGCCACGAACCGCGCGTCGCGATGCTGAGTTATTCGACCTTCGGCAACCCGAAGGGCGCGTGGGTCGACAATATCCGCGAGGCGGTGTCGGTGCTCGACGGGCGCAACGTCGGCTTCGAATATGAAGGCGAGATGCCGCCCGACGTCGCGCTCAACCCGCGCCAGCTCGCCAATTATCCGTTCGCGCGCCTCTCGGGTCCGGCGAACATCCTCATCATGCCCGGCCTGCAATCGGCGCATATCTCCGCCAAATTGCTGCGCGAACTGGGTGGCGACAGCGTCATCGGGCCGATGCTGATCGGCATGGAGAAGCCGGTACAGATCGCACCGATGACCTCGACCGCGAGCGAGCTGGTGACGCTGGCGGTGCTCGCCGCTGGCGGCATCGCGCGGTAA
- a CDS encoding type II toxin-antitoxin system RelE/ParE family toxin — protein MASVIWRQEALDELDAIIVYIKGFDPSAAVKTGGRLIALGQSLVDFPRRGRPMGDGLRELTSVPPYIIRYHVVDEAVHILSVRHGARLLD, from the coding sequence ATGGCTAGCGTCATCTGGCGCCAAGAGGCGCTCGATGAGCTTGATGCGATCATTGTCTACATCAAAGGTTTCGATCCGAGCGCTGCCGTGAAAACCGGTGGCCGTCTGATCGCTCTCGGGCAAAGCCTGGTTGATTTTCCTCGACGGGGACGACCGATGGGCGACGGCCTACGGGAGCTGACCTCGGTACCGCCGTATATCATTCGCTATCACGTCGTGGACGAGGCCGTTCACATCCTTTCCGTCCGCCACGGCGCCCGTCTTCTGGATTGA
- the mutS gene encoding DNA mismatch repair protein MutS yields MMAQYLALKAEAEDCLLFYRMGDFFELFFDDARIASGVLDIALTSRGEHDGEKIPMCGVPVHAATAYLQRLIKAGHRVAIAEQTETPAEAKARGGYKALVSRGIVRVVTAGTLTEEALLDARSDNWCVAIGEAAGAVALAAADVSTGRFEVIDCSIDALGAELARLGAAEVVASEASDQAAAATTLRPKQTFDSGSGETRLKTLFGVATLDGFGQFSRAGLAAAGGLIAYLEHTAKGALPFLRPPRLSQAAETMAIDAATRDSLELTCTTGGQRKGSLLDCIDRTVTGAGARLLASDLGAPLMDRAAIDARLDLVQHFHDATGQREQVRAALRALPDIGRALGRLAAGRGSPRDLGQLRDGLDGAWHLGERLAQIDAPLALLDRVAPRLRGHGALIDLLKRALVPSPPIEASDGGYIAAGYDVALDELRDTGAGGRRAIAALEAEMKAATGIATLKIRHNNVLGYHVEVPARSADPLMKPDSGFTHRQTLAGVVRFNTPALHEVAARVSQAGAHALAAEAAHLEELTAAALAHREAIAATADALARIDVAAALAERAAEGQWARPALADHPCFDVVGGRHPVVEAAVAKSGDRFVANDCTLTPDSRLWLVTGPNMGGKSTFLRQNALIAVLAQTGSYVPATKATLGMVDRLFSRVGASDNLARGRSTFMVEMVETAAILAQATPNSFVILDEVGRGTSTYDGLAIAWAVVEAIHEDNRCRCLFATHYHELTRLAERCEALTLHHVRAREWKGELVLLHELSTGPADRSYGLAVARLAGMPPATVARAKAVLAKLEAGRAKTGGLAAGLDDLPLFAAAQVAEEETCDAIRAEVESLDVDALTPREALDTLYRLKALAREG; encoded by the coding sequence ATGATGGCGCAATATCTCGCGCTCAAGGCCGAGGCGGAGGATTGCCTCCTCTTCTATCGCATGGGCGATTTCTTCGAACTGTTCTTCGACGACGCGCGGATCGCCAGCGGCGTGCTCGATATCGCGCTGACCTCGCGCGGCGAGCATGACGGCGAGAAGATCCCGATGTGCGGCGTGCCGGTCCATGCCGCCACCGCCTATCTGCAACGGCTCATCAAGGCCGGGCATCGCGTCGCGATCGCCGAACAGACCGAGACGCCCGCCGAGGCCAAGGCGCGCGGCGGCTACAAGGCGCTGGTATCGCGCGGCATCGTCCGCGTCGTCACCGCCGGCACGCTGACCGAGGAGGCGCTGCTCGATGCGCGCAGCGACAATTGGTGCGTCGCGATCGGCGAGGCGGCGGGCGCGGTGGCACTCGCCGCCGCCGACGTCTCCACCGGGCGGTTCGAGGTGATCGACTGTTCCATCGACGCGCTCGGTGCCGAGCTGGCGCGGCTCGGCGCGGCGGAGGTGGTGGCGTCCGAAGCCTCGGACCAGGCCGCCGCCGCGACGACGCTGCGGCCGAAGCAGACGTTCGACAGCGGCAGCGGCGAGACGCGGCTGAAGACGCTGTTCGGCGTCGCGACGCTCGACGGCTTCGGCCAGTTCAGCCGCGCCGGGCTCGCCGCGGCGGGCGGGCTGATCGCCTATCTCGAACATACCGCCAAGGGCGCCCTGCCCTTCCTGCGCCCGCCGCGGCTCAGCCAGGCCGCCGAGACGATGGCGATCGACGCGGCGACGCGCGACAGCCTCGAACTGACCTGCACCACCGGCGGCCAGCGCAAGGGCAGCCTGCTCGACTGTATCGACCGCACGGTGACGGGCGCCGGCGCGCGGCTGCTGGCGAGCGACCTCGGCGCCCCGCTGATGGACAGAGCGGCGATCGACGCGCGGCTCGATCTCGTCCAGCATTTCCATGACGCCACCGGCCAGCGCGAACAGGTCCGCGCGGCGCTGCGGGCGCTGCCCGATATTGGCCGGGCGCTCGGGCGGCTGGCGGCGGGACGCGGGTCGCCGCGCGATCTGGGGCAGCTTCGCGACGGGCTCGACGGGGCATGGCATCTCGGCGAGCGGCTGGCGCAGATCGATGCGCCGCTCGCGCTGCTCGATCGCGTCGCGCCGCGACTGCGCGGCCATGGCGCGCTGATCGACCTGCTCAAGCGCGCGCTCGTCCCCTCGCCGCCGATCGAGGCGAGCGACGGCGGTTATATCGCCGCGGGCTATGACGTCGCGCTCGACGAATTGCGCGACACCGGCGCCGGCGGCCGTCGCGCCATCGCCGCGCTGGAGGCCGAGATGAAGGCGGCGACCGGCATCGCCACGCTGAAGATCCGCCACAACAACGTGCTCGGCTATCACGTCGAGGTGCCGGCGCGATCCGCCGATCCGCTGATGAAGCCCGACAGCGGCTTCACCCATCGCCAGACGCTGGCGGGCGTCGTTCGCTTCAACACGCCGGCGCTGCACGAGGTCGCCGCACGCGTGTCGCAGGCCGGCGCGCATGCGCTCGCCGCCGAGGCCGCGCATCTCGAGGAGCTGACCGCCGCCGCACTCGCGCATCGCGAGGCGATCGCCGCCACCGCCGACGCGCTTGCCCGGATCGACGTCGCCGCGGCGCTCGCCGAGCGGGCGGCGGAGGGACAATGGGCGCGGCCGGCGCTCGCCGACCATCCCTGTTTCGACGTCGTCGGCGGGCGGCATCCGGTGGTCGAGGCGGCGGTGGCGAAATCGGGCGACCGGTTCGTCGCCAACGATTGTACGCTCACCCCCGATTCGCGGCTGTGGCTGGTGACGGGGCCGAACATGGGCGGCAAGTCGACCTTCCTGCGCCAGAATGCGCTGATCGCGGTGCTCGCGCAGACCGGCAGCTACGTTCCCGCCACCAAGGCGACGCTCGGCATGGTCGACCGGTTGTTCAGCCGCGTCGGTGCGTCGGACAATCTCGCGCGGGGTCGTTCGACCTTCATGGTCGAGATGGTCGAGACCGCGGCGATCCTCGCGCAGGCGACGCCGAACAGCTTCGTCATCCTCGACGAGGTCGGCCGCGGCACCTCGACCTATGACGGGCTCGCCATCGCCTGGGCGGTGGTCGAGGCGATCCACGAGGACAATCGCTGCCGCTGCCTGTTCGCGACGCATTACCACGAGCTGACCCGGCTGGCGGAGCGCTGTGAAGCGCTGACGCTGCACCACGTTCGCGCGCGCGAGTGGAAGGGCGAGCTGGTGCTGCTCCACGAGCTGAGCACCGGGCCGGCGGACCGGAGCTACGGGTTGGCGGTGGCGCGGCTCGCGGGAATGCCGCCGGCGACGGTGGCGCGCGCCAAGGCGGTGCTGGCGAAGCTGGAGGCGGGCCGGGCGAAGACCGGCGGGCTGGCGGCGGGGCTCGACGACCTGCCGCTGTTCGCCGCCGCGCAGGTGGCGGAGGAGGAGACGTGCGACGCGATCCGCGCCGAGGTCGAGTCGCTCGACGTCGATGCGCTGACCCCGCGCGAGGCGCTCGATACGCTGTACCGGCTGAAGGCGTTGGCGCGGGAGGGGTAA
- a CDS encoding [protein-PII] uridylyltransferase, translating into MQRRFDHLPNRRAIVDRRALAEQIAAIDATGIALRTQATAILKEALAEGRAEIQRRLATHPSRGLEASNAQAYLTDQLLRVLFDLATQRLHPLHNPTAGERLTLIAVGGYGRAEMAPFSDVDIGFLTPGKQTPWAEQVIESMLYALWDLALKIGHSSRSLDEMVRQAKGDVTIRTALLEARYVTGDVALYDEAAKRFKAEVQHGTERQFIADKLAERDARHRKMGDTRYVVEPNVKEGKGGLRDLHTLFWIGKYIHDVQRGADLVEVGLLTKAEYRLFHRADNFLQAVRCHLHSVTRRAEDRLTFDVQREIATRMRFSDRPGKPAVERFMQYYFLQAKTVGNLTGVFLAHLDERFAARGRRFGLPTIRRRPDKLHGFVLDRGRLALPRDDYFSEDPVRLIEIFQLADLHGVEIHPLAMRAAARDAKLIARHRRDPRANALFLDVLTSPRDPELVLRWMNEAGVFGRFVPDFGRVVAQMQFDMYHHYTVDEHTIRAIGLLARIDKGELKDDHPLASAIIKHIVSRRVLYVAVLLHDIAKGRDGDHSILGAEVAERLCPRFGLSPAETETVAWLVRWHLLMSATAFKRDLSDFKTILDFCEVVQSPERLRLLLVLTIVDIRAVGPGTWNGWKRQLLADLYEGAEEVLRLGHKQRGRAERIATRQETLQATLGWEPARFDAFVRRFPEAYWIAEPDDVLAHNARFIAAAGDAQLSIDAQVYATRGATLVTIYAADHPGLFYRIAGAIHVAGGNIIDARIHTTRDGMAIDNFLVQDPFGRPFDDLDQLKRLKMAIEDALANRGKLTDRLVAKPAARTRADAFEIEPNVLIDNHASNRFTVIEVNARDRPALLNQLAQALFQSKVTLHSAHVATYGERAVDTFYVTDLTGDRITAPARLKTLERRLRTAASGETVEMAA; encoded by the coding sequence ATGCAGCGCCGTTTCGACCACCTTCCCAACCGCCGCGCGATCGTCGATCGGCGCGCGCTCGCCGAACAGATCGCAGCGATCGACGCCACCGGCATCGCGCTCCGCACGCAGGCCACCGCGATCCTCAAGGAGGCGCTCGCCGAGGGTCGCGCCGAGATCCAGCGGCGGCTCGCCACGCATCCGTCGCGCGGGCTGGAGGCGTCGAACGCGCAGGCGTATCTCACCGACCAGTTGTTGCGCGTGCTGTTCGACCTCGCGACGCAGCGGCTCCACCCGCTCCACAACCCGACCGCGGGCGAGCGGCTGACGCTGATCGCGGTCGGCGGTTACGGCCGCGCCGAGATGGCGCCCTTCTCCGACGTCGACATCGGCTTCCTCACCCCCGGCAAGCAGACGCCCTGGGCCGAGCAGGTCATCGAATCGATGCTCTATGCGCTCTGGGACCTCGCGCTGAAGATCGGTCATTCCAGCCGCTCGCTCGACGAGATGGTGCGGCAGGCGAAGGGCGACGTGACGATCCGCACCGCCTTGCTCGAAGCGCGCTACGTCACCGGCGACGTGGCACTCTACGACGAGGCGGCGAAACGCTTCAAGGCGGAGGTGCAGCACGGCACCGAGCGCCAGTTCATCGCCGACAAGCTTGCCGAGCGCGACGCGCGCCACCGCAAGATGGGCGACACGCGCTATGTCGTCGAACCCAACGTCAAGGAGGGCAAGGGCGGCCTGCGCGACCTCCACACCTTGTTCTGGATCGGCAAATATATTCACGACGTGCAGCGCGGCGCCGATCTCGTTGAGGTCGGCCTGCTGACCAAGGCCGAATATCGCCTGTTCCACCGCGCCGACAATTTCCTCCAGGCGGTGCGCTGCCACCTGCACAGCGTCACCCGCCGCGCCGAGGATCGGCTGACCTTCGACGTCCAGCGCGAGATCGCGACGCGGATGCGCTTCTCCGACCGGCCCGGCAAACCGGCGGTCGAGCGCTTCATGCAATATTACTTCCTACAGGCGAAGACGGTCGGCAACCTCACCGGCGTGTTCCTCGCGCATCTCGACGAGCGGTTCGCGGCGCGCGGGCGGCGGTTCGGGCTGCCGACGATCCGGCGGCGGCCGGATAAATTACACGGCTTCGTGCTCGACCGCGGCCGGCTCGCACTGCCGCGCGACGATTATTTCAGCGAAGACCCGGTGCGGCTGATCGAGATTTTCCAGCTGGCCGATCTGCACGGCGTCGAGATCCATCCGCTGGCGATGCGCGCCGCGGCGCGCGACGCCAAGCTCATCGCGCGCCATCGCCGCGATCCGCGTGCCAATGCCTTGTTCCTCGACGTGCTGACGTCCCCACGCGATCCCGAGCTGGTGCTGCGCTGGATGAACGAGGCGGGGGTGTTCGGCCGCTTCGTGCCCGACTTCGGTCGCGTCGTCGCGCAGATGCAGTTCGACATGTACCACCATTATACGGTGGACGAGCATACGATCCGCGCGATCGGGCTGTTGGCGCGGATCGACAAGGGCGAGCTCAAGGACGATCACCCGCTCGCCTCGGCGATCATCAAGCATATCGTGTCGCGGCGCGTGCTCTATGTCGCGGTGCTGCTGCACGATATCGCCAAGGGGCGCGACGGCGACCATTCGATCCTCGGCGCGGAGGTGGCGGAACGGCTCTGCCCGCGCTTCGGCCTGTCGCCCGCGGAGACCGAGACGGTGGCGTGGCTGGTGCGCTGGCACCTGCTGATGTCGGCGACCGCGTTCAAGCGCGACCTGTCGGACTTCAAGACGATCCTCGATTTCTGCGAGGTCGTGCAGAGCCCCGAACGGCTGCGGCTGCTGCTGGTGCTGACCATCGTCGACATCCGTGCGGTCGGGCCGGGTACGTGGAACGGCTGGAAGCGCCAGTTGCTCGCCGACCTCTACGAAGGGGCGGAGGAGGTGCTGCGGCTCGGCCACAAACAGCGCGGGCGCGCCGAGCGGATCGCGACGCGGCAGGAGACGCTGCAGGCCACGCTGGGCTGGGAACCGGCGCGGTTCGACGCCTTCGTGCGTCGCTTCCCCGAGGCCTATTGGATCGCCGAGCCCGATGACGTGCTCGCGCACAACGCACGCTTCATCGCGGCGGCCGGCGACGCGCAATTATCGATCGACGCGCAGGTCTATGCGACGCGCGGCGCGACATTGGTGACGATCTACGCCGCCGACCATCCCGGCCTGTTCTACCGGATCGCCGGCGCGATCCACGTCGCGGGCGGCAACATCATCGATGCGCGCATCCACACGACGCGCGACGGCATGGCGATCGACAATTTCCTCGTCCAGGACCCGTTCGGGCGGCCGTTCGACGATCTCGACCAGTTGAAACGGCTCAAGATGGCGATCGAGGATGCGCTGGCGAATCGCGGCAAGCTCACCGACCGGCTCGTCGCCAAGCCGGCGGCGCGCACCCGTGCGGATGCGTTCGAGATCGAACCCAATGTGCTGATCGACAATCACGCCTCGAACCGCTTCACGGTGATCGAGGTCAATGCGCGCGACCGGCCGGCGCTGCTCAACCAGCTCGCGCAGGCGCTGTTCCAGTCGAAGGTGACGCTGCATTCGGCGCATGTCGCCACTTATGGCGAGCGCGCGGTCGACACCTTCTACGTCACCGACCTCACCGGCGACCGGATCACCGCACCGGCGCGGCTGAAAACGCTGGAACGCCGGCTTCGCACCGCGGCGAGCGGTGAGACGGTCGAGATGGCGGCGTAA